A single genomic interval of Stieleria maiorica harbors:
- the hrpB gene encoding ATP-dependent helicase HrpB, with product MPDRLPIEDCLEAVIAAVGAERPVILRAPPGAGKTTGVPPTLVNGDCLPEGQVILLQPRRIAARAAAHRLSRLAGQPIGQAYGYHVRFDRKVSPQTKVVSMTTGILLRQLTRDPLLEDVGCVIVDEFHERSLEVDLALGMLHRVRTTLRPELRLIVMSATLDTQPVERLMPDAVVIESHGRAYDVDIRYDESLTRPSNTRGAIAQSVAARIPDALQSRDGDVLVFLPGVGEIHQVANLVEGLTQKQGVQVRKLYGDLSPADQDAVLASSDQRKVVLATNVAETSITIPGITCVVDSGLARAMQYDTSVGIPSLRLQPISKASADQRAGRAGRTAPGVCFRLWPSAMHRSRPDHTPPEVATADLSSALLMLASWGERDVFEFPWVTSPTEHAVAAAVDLLVQLGAIDRSLAITSLGEEMNRLPLHPRLSRLMLAAKQYDCVASASVAAALLSERDPFERSLGFDAHHEGLQSDLIHRVVRLQRHIDGTPDPGIHPAGAKNIKRVAETLGKSLRDTPDQTVTTDRTGAGDRPPTEEAISRSLLAAFPDRLAKRRAPGSESGVMVGGRGVKLDRSSAVRSAELFVCVSVDGKGEESLVRLASAVDEAWLPKELIESRRERFFHPSLKAVVARDRTYFLDLLISESTAPCNSDDETTELLFQHAKSNLDSILPGKDKPLESIIARWRFLCEHCEASPLPMSIDQALETVLRELCRGRTTFSELARAPWIDHLKGLLSYEQLQWFDQQAPESLVVPSGNRIRLAYPPGKTPTLAVRIQEVYGWAATPRIAGGSVPLQLHLLGPNHRPQQITDDLESFWKTTYVEVRKELKRRYGKHHWPDDPTTAVATRNGLKPRK from the coding sequence ATGCCTGACCGATTGCCGATTGAGGATTGTCTTGAAGCAGTGATTGCGGCCGTCGGCGCCGAACGCCCCGTGATCTTGCGCGCCCCACCCGGGGCCGGGAAAACGACGGGCGTTCCCCCCACGCTGGTCAACGGCGATTGTCTACCCGAAGGTCAGGTGATTCTATTGCAGCCGCGGCGGATCGCCGCCCGTGCCGCCGCGCACCGTTTGAGCCGGCTGGCCGGTCAGCCGATCGGCCAGGCGTACGGTTACCACGTCCGATTCGACCGCAAGGTGTCACCGCAGACCAAAGTCGTTTCGATGACGACCGGGATCCTGCTTCGTCAATTGACCCGCGATCCGCTGTTGGAAGACGTCGGCTGTGTCATCGTGGACGAATTCCACGAACGGTCTCTGGAAGTCGATCTCGCCTTGGGCATGCTGCATCGGGTCCGCACCACGTTGCGGCCCGAATTGCGGCTGATTGTGATGAGTGCGACCTTGGACACTCAACCGGTGGAACGATTGATGCCCGATGCGGTGGTGATCGAAAGCCACGGCCGCGCGTACGATGTCGACATCCGTTACGACGAATCCCTCACTCGCCCGTCGAACACTCGTGGTGCCATTGCACAATCCGTTGCTGCTCGGATTCCCGACGCACTGCAAAGTCGCGACGGCGATGTGCTGGTGTTTCTGCCGGGCGTCGGCGAGATTCATCAAGTGGCGAACCTGGTCGAAGGCCTGACGCAAAAACAGGGTGTTCAGGTACGTAAACTCTATGGCGATCTGTCGCCGGCCGACCAGGATGCCGTGCTGGCGTCATCGGATCAACGCAAGGTCGTGCTGGCGACCAACGTCGCCGAGACGTCGATCACGATTCCGGGCATCACCTGCGTCGTCGACAGCGGGCTCGCTCGGGCGATGCAATACGACACCTCGGTCGGAATTCCCAGTTTGCGTCTGCAGCCGATCTCCAAAGCCTCTGCCGACCAGCGTGCCGGGCGTGCTGGCCGGACCGCACCCGGTGTGTGCTTTCGCCTCTGGCCGTCGGCGATGCATCGCAGTCGGCCGGATCACACACCGCCGGAAGTCGCAACCGCCGATCTTTCATCGGCGTTGTTGATGTTGGCATCGTGGGGCGAGCGGGATGTCTTTGAATTTCCATGGGTGACATCGCCGACCGAGCATGCAGTCGCCGCGGCCGTCGATCTGCTTGTTCAACTCGGTGCAATCGACCGGTCGCTCGCGATTACGTCGCTGGGCGAGGAGATGAATCGATTGCCGTTGCATCCGCGATTGTCGCGTCTGATGCTGGCGGCGAAACAATACGACTGTGTGGCGTCTGCGTCGGTCGCCGCGGCGCTGTTGTCCGAGCGTGACCCGTTTGAGCGGTCGTTGGGGTTTGATGCGCACCACGAAGGCCTGCAAAGTGATTTGATCCATCGCGTTGTTCGTCTGCAGCGTCACATTGATGGGACGCCTGATCCCGGCATCCATCCGGCGGGTGCTAAGAATATCAAGCGTGTCGCCGAGACACTCGGCAAGTCGTTGCGCGACACGCCCGACCAAACTGTTACAACCGATCGAACCGGCGCGGGCGATCGGCCGCCGACCGAGGAGGCGATTTCGCGGTCGTTGTTGGCCGCTTTTCCCGATCGGTTGGCCAAGCGTCGCGCGCCGGGATCGGAATCCGGGGTGATGGTCGGCGGGCGCGGCGTCAAACTGGATCGTTCGTCAGCGGTTCGCAGTGCCGAATTGTTTGTTTGCGTCAGCGTGGATGGCAAAGGTGAAGAATCGCTGGTGCGGCTTGCCTCGGCGGTTGACGAAGCCTGGTTGCCCAAAGAGCTGATCGAATCAAGACGCGAACGATTCTTTCATCCCAGTTTGAAAGCGGTGGTCGCACGGGACCGGACGTATTTTTTGGATCTGCTGATCAGCGAATCGACCGCACCGTGCAACAGTGACGACGAAACGACCGAGTTGTTGTTTCAGCATGCGAAGTCGAACCTGGATTCGATCCTGCCTGGCAAAGACAAGCCGCTGGAGAGTATCATCGCGCGCTGGCGTTTTTTATGTGAACATTGCGAGGCGTCGCCCTTGCCGATGTCGATTGATCAAGCACTCGAAACGGTGCTGCGAGAGCTCTGTCGCGGTCGAACGACATTCAGCGAATTGGCCCGTGCGCCGTGGATCGACCATCTCAAGGGGTTGCTCAGCTACGAGCAATTGCAGTGGTTCGACCAGCAGGCTCCCGAATCGCTGGTGGTTCCCAGTGGCAACCGCATCCGACTCGCCTACCCGCCGGGCAAAACGCCGACGTTGGCGGTGCGGATCCAGGAGGTTTACGGCTGGGCCGCGACGCCGCGGATCGCCGGCGGATCGGTCCCGTTACAGCTGCATTTGCTCGGCCCCAATCACCGTCCCCAGCAGATCACCGACGACTTGGAAAGTTTTTGGAAGACGACGTATGTCGAAGTCCGCAAAGAATTAAAACGCCGTTATGGCAAACACCATTGGCCGGACGATCCGACCACCGCGGTTGCGACGCGAAACGGACTGAAGCCAAGAAAGTAG